One region of Sulfuricurvum sp. genomic DNA includes:
- a CDS encoding tyrosine-type recombinase/integrase, giving the protein MNNDIIPTGGPHSALISSQIPDNLPADLEAAVRNWLEREVALGDPREDTIKTYTSHLNHWLRWCNARGITPAAMTQADVESFRHELIQAGMKASSIAVKLTVIRRFYQVAMNRGLIAINPAANVRPPVAREAKSEQKHLTAGQAELLIMHLPEIGSIKGLRDRAIIALMLLEGLRRVEIKRANVEDIEDIEDVEGGVRILVHGKRKDGYIYPREDTVAAIRAYLAARGEVAVEETTIHHRQAFVTPMFLSVRKNGRGRGRISRIGLNSVIDGYLSKAGLKRKRVSCHALRHTCGTMLYDVTKDIRAVQDTLRHEDISTSAIYAASGREHKRFTRKIPLAITTAPTPPVDDSCIPSAPVQETEESP; this is encoded by the coding sequence ATGAATAATGATATCATCCCGACCGGTGGCCCCCATTCGGCACTGATCTCCAGCCAGATTCCGGACAACCTGCCAGCGGATCTTGAAGCCGCAGTACGCAACTGGCTGGAACGTGAAGTTGCCCTGGGTGATCCACGCGAAGACACGATTAAAACCTACACGTCCCACCTCAACCATTGGCTCCGTTGGTGTAACGCCCGTGGCATCACTCCGGCTGCCATGACCCAGGCCGATGTGGAGAGCTTTCGCCATGAACTCATCCAGGCCGGCATGAAAGCATCGTCAATCGCCGTAAAGCTGACCGTCATCAGACGATTTTACCAGGTCGCCATGAACCGGGGGTTGATCGCCATCAATCCGGCGGCCAATGTTCGCCCCCCTGTCGCCCGGGAAGCTAAATCTGAGCAAAAGCATCTTACCGCCGGCCAGGCGGAACTGCTGATCATGCACCTTCCCGAAATTGGCAGTATCAAAGGGTTGCGCGACCGGGCCATCATAGCCCTTATGCTGCTCGAAGGGCTCCGCCGAGTCGAAATCAAACGGGCCAACGTCGAAGACATCGAAGACATCGAAGACGTCGAGGGCGGTGTGCGCATCCTGGTCCACGGCAAGCGCAAAGACGGTTATATCTACCCCCGGGAAGATACAGTGGCCGCCATCCGGGCCTACCTTGCTGCCAGGGGTGAGGTTGCCGTCGAGGAAACTACCATTCATCACCGGCAAGCGTTCGTTACGCCGATGTTTCTCAGCGTGCGCAAGAATGGCCGAGGCAGGGGTCGGATATCGCGTATCGGCCTCAATAGTGTCATTGACGGCTACCTGAGCAAAGCCGGCCTGAAACGGAAACGGGTTTCCTGCCATGCTCTTCGGCACACCTGCGGCACAATGTTATACGATGTCACCAAGGACATCCGGGCTGTTCAGGATACGTTACGCCATGAGGACATCAGCACCAGCGCCATCTATGCCGCCAGTGGCCGGGAGCATAAACGCTTCACCAGGAAAATTCCTCTGGCAATCACTACGGCGCCGACACCGC